In Plasmodium falciparum 3D7 genome assembly, chromosome: 5, the following proteins share a genomic window:
- a CDS encoding ERCC4 domain-containing protein, putative encodes MDKIKIIFSDDLKSSTIYYQLDTFLKNEQVNDKNDTKYSDMLYLEETYIAHEPLVDMEGICYIYTNYIYKSHFALTKKKTGIGESDDIKNGDSIKKSDSIKKSDSIKKSDSIKKSDSIKKSDSIKKSDSIKKSDSIKKSDDIKKYEMTQGTSNLWDFSSSYSSDSSISNRCMSHFDNDFTISYERERKKEECIDDSYSLSLILIIIDEKYLKDQHEEYRHMFYKIEKLQKEYRNVRIICILIGIREILNRVDYTENYLYHDKSFCSSSIFSPLKKNKNEIYNEKNIMIINNKDLDNIIATLMVHYYIDTAELDNINQLTKYIFKCCKYLHQSKYRKPYSYFKVKPQTINHLKNIDINHKKNNNSTWTSQLMQINGISEDVSKKITQVFNSPFHLMTYLKKNNDEECLKDLIISSSYGERKLGKALSRKIYRVFSPNANPHHFVS; translated from the coding sequence atggataaaataaaaataatttttagcGACGATTTAAAATCCAGCACAATTTATTATCAACTTGATacgtttttaaaaaatgaacaagtaaatgataaaaatgatacaaAATATAGTGACATGCTTTATTTAGAAGAAACATATATAGCACATGAACCTTTGGTAGATATGGAAGGTATatgttacatatatacaaattatatttataaatctCACTTTgctttaacaaaaaaaaaaacgggTATAGGAGAAagtgatgatataaaaaatggtgatagtataaaaaaaagtgatagcataaaaaaaagtgatagcataaaaaaaagtgatagcataaaaaaaagtgatagcataaaaaaaagtgatagtataaaaaaaagtgatagcataaaaaaaagtgatagcataaaaaaaagtgatgatataaaaaaatatgaaatgaCCCAAGGAACAAGCAACTTGTGGGATTTTTCTTCCTCGTATTCATCAGATTCCTCGATTAGTAATCGTTGTATGTCTCATTTTGATAATGATTTTACAATATCTTACGAAAGagaaaggaaaaaagaagaatgtATAGATGATAGCTATTCTCtatctttaatattaataattattgatgaaaaatatttaaaagatcAACATGAAGAATATAGacatatgttttataaaatcgaaaaattacaaaaagaaTATAGAAATGTTcgtattatttgtatattaataGGTATAcgagaaatattaaatagaGTTGATTATACAGAAAATTATCTATATCATGATAAATCTTTTTGTTCTTCATCTATTTTTTCACcgctaaaaaaaaataaaaatgaaatatataatgaaaaaaatattatgataattaataataaagatttagataatataatagCTACTTTGATggtacattattatattgataCAGCTGaattagataatataaatcaactaactaaatatatatttaaatgttgtaaatatttacatCAATCGAAATATAGAAAAccttattcttattttaaaGTTAAACCACAAACTATtaatcatttaaaaaatatagatattaatcataaaaaaaataataattctacTTGGACATCTCAATTAATGCAAATCAATGGAATATCTGAAGATGTTTCCAAAAAAATTACACAAGTTTTTAATTCACCATTCCATTTAAtgacatatttaaaaaaaaataatgatgaagaatGTTTAAAGGATTTAATTATAAGTTCTTCATATGGGGAAAGAAAATTAGGTAAAGCTCTTTCTCGAAAAATTTATAGAGTTTTCTCTCCAAACGCAAATCCACACCACTTCGTTTCATAA
- a CDS encoding RNA polymerase I — protein MYDINKSICAEIKSAELDVLNSGELRRISMGKYENEKYEYEKTHKSGVVTKMYYDPKYGTIDHNQICSVCFERHENCTGHIGHIEFVLPLFNPLFYKELQELLNLICYHCYNFCCSEDVIFLLKHIFQLKSLNQIESTNKIKYKKNCDYEYIIDQVEKLYKKICKDSNISLDDIVEAIYDDYENVHEDKDGNFDESVDLLDSLEKIKDEPDEKNKNNNNKNNNNNNNNNNNNYNNDVDIDVDNNNNNVDINVDNNNNYFNSDLVDLAPNEEIYEEETDAGRSDDNNKENKPDYNKLKERIKKYKFDANKLAFQSNYNYEEYLILSKTIKLHMKKSSKCCFCKFQRNISAKVSQRRDTINFIGVHTNNPFFKKYMPKKKQKKNEKDDQEDVDDLENMNNIDDINYNDDVDNMQHMNDDESQLNSIQSRNENNKLMIKRESKKIEYNNNVNDESIKIEEDNNEDDDKQMDRESSYPHNNNNNNNDNNENYNKLSGGYENSFNEISTDNIRNDKNKNSTFADMVNHYNRTQAPKEKCTIRLFSFQVIDILKKIFENNNKDIINLLYPFTKRDGYKKFFLYDMGVSGNRFRSQSKGIHVRTKITNTLCRFNNFIKLCINAKKKVDFDYLLEHNKKDLKLYKDMFSVFSLKMKYKFNNNIMDDDTDITKMDFLKYYTLVYNNKSAYINILFSTLQLGVNTFYDSTLTEKVNNKHLKNISIRQILDKKEGILRKNIMGKRVNNCARTVISPDTFIETNQIGMPIEFAKVLTIDEYITQNNFTYIKKLIENGPNIYPGALSYRDSNGRVFKLSHKYEDRLKVIEKIEKLNFQTENSYILHRHARDGDVVIMNRQPTLHKFSIMAHYLKIFEKEKVFRLNYVNCSSYNADFDGDEMNLHLLQTPLARAEATHLMNCDFLFTSFKDGSPLRGLAQDFILGGLHLTSLETFLNYDEYCNLLQCSLNSLISQKNSFFIKKKNNNNNNNKKNTNRTNSIMKNTRNSQYNIIQNDLNNNDSKEDYLKKMSILKNQQSLDDNAKISHPVSNDEARNNSIYEPTNNLLKPQDIDILKEINHGEQFNGNVLKITNYNYLDPYAIILNRTSFTIITEEPAILYPKKLWTGKQLITSILKTVIDKVAIETYNKYNDNEFMNTYKGINYVAKAKTSPDLWSFDPLKENEVIIKNSELLQGVLDKLHFGASSNSLVHLCHELFGPKTSAVMLDCFGRLFINFLQLRGTSLSLYDFILNKNAKKEKSLIKKRISFTGFYLQNLFAYSIANSVNADITEMNSYTKKKMNTGNQRKKLILNKMYDLYEKQNELINNNFNEKENYLNKMEKRNIKKDSHVMKDEHILSISENSYLLALLNKELQNVIYHILNEVQFCDDDASLLNKEKNEKENEKENKIANTCINYKHNNSHVDDEQNCNSSLYSCVQYVLNKDLFNLYEKYLNGKNEEANKHILYNNCQIDERNNHFLNSVTNKLYKALKEPTFFNSTSFTIKKITKVIEKVLTFLKAARCNKRLKIYIIFELFQNKNIMKYFPSLVNYINSFHFDVSNEEIIKNVINNIYFKEEDESPISSINNNNNNKVEDDCNQDIKIKGDQETNEFIDDEKIKTKRKCSQEKTIQEIKKYKLKKFLHFYAELHKKCNYEEGRGYDIDEQNDYNIDEKDFMNDYNDNNNNNNDNLFRRSFVKNEMMSVNHTSDDVYDEKIIRNCLMSSLPSFTLNDEITNLSYNGKYQYYEDYLCSKKKDEEDLNFKYYNMDDVFYKMEYLIHNYFYLKRSDFDNLIDSLFQPYLCRVSSGTNNLINMNNLMNKFLNNGFSNMIFTGAKGSKVNYSMICGMLDQQYLEGKRVPRMRSGKTLPSFHRYDYGARSCGLITDCFLEGLRPQEYFFHCMSGREGLIDTAVKTAKSGYIQRCLIKCMESVILHYDGTVRNEDNSIIQFLYGEDGIDPSKTAYLDLSKDLLHNYHLSFSKYLNNNMHSKILNNQELFLKHEKDNDTKDNEEPLISKYNPYTYIGSVSDKFNNKLNNTLLWNDLNFPEYENVPMNFDTLSSSLLKSKYYNSLCNPGESIGILVAQSFGEPATQMTLNTFHLAGTENVTMGIPRLKEIFLTSKLTSKPMIYVPIKLQVDNLKNDANKMKNYITSIADKILSSYKSIFLTDVIYGIGVDRKIILKENQNEQKHTINLSDIINMNDEELSGDTQLAKINNVLKNCNINFDMKKEWNYEIIIQFENLYHFCNINKHLTISFILYKVVNALLNSVLNKVHETFVFHNLINMNSLNHEYYDELYDFISKKMSEEFNFNMDKYEYKDDEHQINAKLKFMEKENERYDSKRGTNNNISGEYQNASHTIASHMEDDSPMKSYNDISNKENMSPYDDGKGKDGDRDQDDMSDIELKDNSEKNSNSDQASKNADSDTDEEEEDDELKSEKEKEEDEKEYDEEGESDTNSKIDSDHKSDSDNKSDSDNKSDSDHKSDSDHKSDSDHKSDSDHKSDSDNKNDSDNKNDSDIDSDSESEMVSSNKKEIININNKDNYYTNRNSSNESKLSECSNTKGSTVNYFSSETSATHHILVDEEESGIFPNLKNKKLNNMNDNKNMSSTTVSSSLSSSSLSTPLNKKNIEDDEHINNIHFIEKNKYNEEMDNKEEFITKSFTRLSYDYKNNINLISSDDDQENIEENEEGQKMKKSEQRYVKNIIDKIKSSLLCFIKNIHFSPVTWILKLNIGWDINFFPYPIDFLNHIKSEINKEVLFKVKDLNNPKILKGKDITHSGAEYELQIEGKNIYKLYNIKDKYIDKTKLYCNDIYAIVKTYGIEAGRLCITKELKKVFDAYGIQIDFRHLSFISDFMTHTGDLKAFNRHGLGYFRNVFHKMSFECATNFLIQGCIHNSIDYLSTASSSLFFGKHIKVGTNLADIVTCIDKQNL, from the exons atgtACGATATAAATAAGTCAATATGTGCTGAGATAAAAAGTGCGGAACTTGATGTATTAAACAGTGGGGAGTTGAGAAGAATATCTATGGGTAAATACGAAAATGAGaaatatgaatatgaaaaaacTCATAAAAGTGGAGTTGTtacaaaaatgtattatgACCCGAAATATGGTACTATTGATCATAATCAAATATGTTCAGTATGTTTTGAAAGGCACGAGAATTGTACAGGTCATATTGGTCATATTGAATTTGTTCTTCCGTTATTTAAtccattattttataaagaattacaagaattattaaatttgatTTGTTATcattgttataatttttgttgTTCTGAGGatgtcatttttttattaaaacatatttttcaatTGAAATCTTTGAATCAAATTGAAAGCacgaataaaataaaatataaaaaaaattgtgattatgaatatataattgatCAAGtggaaaaattatataaaaaaatatgtaaagatTCAAATATTTCTTTAGACGACATTGTTGAAGCAATATATGATGATTATGAAAATGTTCATGAGGATAAGGATGGAAATTTTGATGAATCAGTTGATCTTTTGGATTCTCTGGAAAAGATAAAAGATGAGCcggatgaaaaaaataaaaataataataataaaaataataataacaataacaataataataataataattataacaatgATGTAGATATAgatgttgataataataacaataatgtaGATATAAATgttgacaataataataattattttaatagcGATCTTGTCGACTTAGCTCCTAATGAAGAAATTTATGAGGAAGAAACGGACGCAGGAAgaagtgatgataataacaaaGAAAACAAACCTGATTAtaacaaattaaaagaaagaattaagaaatataaatttgaTGCAAATAAATTAGCATTTCAatcaaattataattatgaagaatatttaattttaagtAAAACTATAAAACttcatatgaaaaaaagtAGCAAATGCTGTTTTTGTAAATTTCAAAGGAATATAAGTGCAAAGGTATCACAAAGAAGAGATACCATAAATTTCATAGGAGTACACACAAACAAccctttttttaaaaagtatatgccaaagaaaaaacaaaaaaaaaatgaaaaagatgatCAAGAAGATGTAGATGACTtggaaaatatgaataatattgatgatataaattataatgatgatgtagACAACATGCAGCATATGAATGATGATGAAAGTCAATTGAATAGTATTCAATCGaggaatgaaaataataaactaatgataaaaagagaaagtaaaaaaattgaatacAACAATAATGTTAATGATGAGTCGATAAAAATAGAAGaggataataatgaagatgatgataaacAAATGGATAGGGAGAGTAGTTAtccacataataataataataataataatgataataatgagaaTTATAATAAACTAAGTGGTGGATATGAAAATTCTTTTAACGAAATATCAACAgataatataagaaatgataaaaataaaaattctaCCTTTGCAGATATGGTCAATCATTATAATAGAACACAAGCTCCTAAAGAGAAATGTACCATACGTTTATTCAGTTTTCAAgttatagatatattaaaaaaaatttttgaaaataataataaagatattataaatttattatatccttTTACCAAAAGAGATGGTTataagaaattttttttatatgatatggGTGTTAGTGGAAATAGATTCCGAAGTCAATCTAAAGGTATACATGTTCGaacaaaaataacaaatacaTTATGTcgatttaataattttattaagttATGTATAAATGCAAAGAAAAAGGTTgattttgattatttattaGAACATAATAAGAAggatttaaaattatataaagatatgttttctgttttttctttaaaaatgaaatataaatttaataataatataatggatGATGATACAGATATAACAAAGAtggattttttaaaatattatactttagtatataataataaaagtgcatatataaatatattatttagtaCTTTACAATTAGGTGTTAATACATTTTATGATTCCACTTTAACAGAAAAagttaataataaacatttaaaaaatattagtaTAAGGCAAATATTagataaaaaagaaggaattctaagaaaaaatattatgggGAAAAGAGTAAATAATTGTGCAAGAACAGTTATATCTCCAGATACATTTATTGAAACAAATCAAATAGGAATGCCTATAGAATTTGCAAAGGTGTTAACTATAGATGAATATATAacacaaaataattttacttatataaaaaagttaaTAGAAAATGGACCAAATATATATCCAGGTGCACTTAGCTATAGAGATTCAAATGGTAGAGTATTTAAACTATCACATAAATATGAAGATAGATTAAAAGTTattgaaaaaatagaaaaattgAATTTCCAAACCGAAAATTCTTATATACTTCATAGACATGCACGTGATGGAGATGTAGTAATAATGAATAGACAACCTACATTACATAAATTTTCTATTATGGCCCattatttgaaaatatttgaaaaagaaaaagtttTTAGATTAAATTATGTTAATTGTAGTTCATATAATGCAGATTTTGATGGAGATGAAATGAATTTACATTTGTTACAAACACCATTAGCTAGAGCTGAAGCAACACATTTAATGAATTGTGATTTTCTATTTACAAGTTTTAAAGATGGTTCACCACTTAGAGGTTTAGCTCAAGATTTTATTCTTGGTGGTTTACATTTAACATCATTAGAAACTTTCTTAAATTATGATGAATATTGCAATTTATTGCAATGTTCATTGAACTCTTTGATATCTCagaaaaattctttttttattaagaagaagaacaataataataataataataagaagaacACCAATAGGACTAATAGTATTATGAAAAACACAAGGAATtcacaatataatattatacaaaacgatttaaataataacgaCAGTAAAGAGGATTATCTTAAAAAGATGAGCATCCTAAAAAACCAACAATCCTTAGACGATAATGCAAAAATTTCACATCCTGTATCAAATGACGAAGCAAGAAATAATTCTATATATGAACCAACAAATAATCTATTGAAACCACAAGATatagatattttaaaagaaataaaccATGGTGAACAATTTAATGgtaatgttttaaaaataacaaattataattatctagATCCATATGCTATTATATTAAACAGAACGAgttttactattattaccGAAGAACCCGCAATTTTATATCCCAAAAAATTGTGGACAGGAAAACAGTTAATAACAAGTATATTAAAAACAGTTATTGATAAGGTTGCTAtagaaacatataataaatataatgataatgaatttatgaatacatataaagGAATTAATTATGTAGCTAAAGCAAAAACATCACCAGATTTATGGTCATTTGATCCATTAAAGGAAAATGaagttattataaaaaattcagAATTATTACAAGGAGTATTAGATAAATTACATTTTGGTGCAAGTTCAAATAGTTTAGTTCATTTATGTCATGAATTATTTGGTCCAAAAACTAGTGCTGTTATGTTAGATTGTTTCGGaagattatttattaattttttacaaCTACGTGGAACTAGTTTAAgtttatatgattttatattgaataaaaatgctaagaaagaaaaaagtcttattaaaaaaagaatatctTTTACAGgtttttatttacaaaatttatTTGCCTATTCTATAGCAAATTCTGTAAATGCTGATATTACTGAAATGAATtcttatacaaaaaaaaaaatgaatacagGGAACcaaaggaaaaaattaatacttaataaaatgtatgatttgtatgaaaaacaaaatgaacttataaataataattttaatgagaaagaaaattatttaaacaaaatggaaaaaagaaatataaaaaaggataGCCATGTGATGAAGGATGAACATATTTTATCCATATCCGAAAATTCTTATTTACTTGCCTTgttaaataaagaattacAAAATGTGATATACCACATATTAAATGAAGTACAATTTTGTGATGATGATGcttctttattaaataaagaaaaaaacgaaAAGGAAAACGAAAAGGAAAACAAAATTGCTAACACttgtattaattataaacataataattcACATGTTGATGATGAACAAAATTGTAATTCTTCTTTATATTCATGTGTTCAATATGTTCTTAATAAAgatctttttaatttatatgaaaaatatttaaatggaaaaaatgaagaagcaaataaacatatattatataataattgtcaAATAGATGAAAGAAATAATCATTTCTTAAATTCTGTAacaaacaaattatataaagcTTTAAAAGAACCTACCTTTTTTAATTCTACGAGTTttactattaaaaaaattacaaaagtTATTGAAAAAGTACTTACCTTTTTAAAAGCAGCTAGATGTAACAAGAGAttgaaaatttatattatatttgaattatttcaaaataaaaatattatgaaatatttcCCTTCCTtagttaattatataaatagcTTTCATTTTGATGTAAGTAATGaggaaattattaaaaatgttataaataatatatattttaaggaAGAGGACGAATCGCCCATATCatctataaataataataataataataaagtggAAGATGATTGTAATcaagatataaaaattaaaggtGACCAAGAAACGAACGAATTTATAGATgacgaaaaaataaaaacgaaAAGAAAATGTTCACAAGAAAAAACCAttcaagaaataaaaaaatataagttgaaaaaatttcttcatttttatgccgaattacataaaaaatgtaattatgAAGAAGGAAGAGGATATGATATTGACGAgcaaaatgattataatattgaTGAAAAGGATTTTATGaatgattataatgataataataataataataatgataatttatttagAAGAAGTTTCGTCAAAAACGAAATGATGAGTGTAAATCATACAAGTGATGATGTATATGATGAAAAGATTATAAGAAATTGTTTAATGTCAAGTTTACCTTCGTTTACGttaaatgatgaaataactaatttatcatataatgGGAAATATCAATATTATGAAGATTATTTAtgttccaaaaaaaaagatgaagaagatttaaattttaaatattacaatatggatgatgtattttataaaatggaatatttaatacataattatttttatttaaaaagatcCGATTTTGATAATTTAATTGATTCATTATTTCAACCATATTTATGTAGAGTATCATCAGGaacaaataatttaataaatatgaataatttaatgaataaatttttaaataatggtTTTAGTAATATGATTTTTACTGGTGCTAAAGGTAGTAAAGTCAATTATTCTATGATTTGTGGTATGTTAGATCAGCAATATTTAGAAGGTAAAAGAGTACCTAGAATGAGATCTGGAAAAACCTTACCAAGTTTTCATAGATATGATTATGGAGCTAGATCATGTGGTTTAATTACAGATTGCTTTTTAGAAGGTTTAAGACCAcaggaatatttttttcattgtaTGTCGGGAAGAGAAGGTTTAATAGATACTGCAGTGAAAACAGCAAAATCTGGTTATATACAAAGATGTTTAATTAAATGTATGGAATCGGTTATATTACATTATGACGGTACGGTTAGAAATGAAGATAATTCAATTattcaatttttatatggTGAAGATGGTATTGATCCATCTAAAACAGCTTATTTAGATTTATCAAAAGATTTATTACACAATTATCATCTTTCATTtagtaaatatttaaataataatatgcatagtaaaatattaaataatcaagaattatttttaaaacatgAAAAAGATAATGATACAAAAGATAATGAAGAACCATTAATTAGTAAATATAAtccatatacatatattggTAGTGTTTCAGACAAAttcaataataaattaaataatactcTTTTATGGAATGATTTAAATTTCCCTGAATATGAAAATGTACCCATGAATTTTGATACTTTATCATCATCTCTTttaaaatcaaaatattataattctttatGTAATCCTGGGGAATCTATAGGTATATTAGTAGCTCAATCATTTGGTGAACCCGCTACACAGATGACATTGAATACGTTTCATTTAGCTGGTACAGAAAACGTTACTATGGGTATTCCAagattaaaagaaatatttttaacatcAAAATTGACATCTAAACCTATGATATATGTACCTATAAAATTACAAGtagataatttaaaaaatgatgcaaataaaatgaaaaattatattacaaGTATTGCAGATAAAATTTTAAGTAGttataaaagtatatttttaacaGATGTTATATATGGTATTGGTGTCGataggaaaataatattaaaagaaaatcagAACGAACAAAAACATACTATTAATTTATcagatattataaatatgaatgatgAAGAACTAAGTGGAGATACCCAGCTAgccaaaataaataatgttttaaaaaattgtaatattaattttgatatgaaaaaagaatggaattatgaaattataattcaatttgaaaatttatatcatttttgtaatattaataagCATTTAACCATATCATTTATACTTTACAAAGTAGTAAATGCATTATTAAATTCGGTGTTAAATAAAGTTCATGAAACTTTTGTATTTCATAAtttgataaatatgaatTCATTAAATCATGAATATTATGATGAATTATATGATTTCATAAGTAAAAAAATGTCAGaagaatttaattttaatatggataaatatgaatataaagatGATGAACATCAAATTAATGCAAAGTTAAAATTcatggaaaaagaaaatgaacgTTATGATTCTAAAAGAggaacaaataataatatatcaggTGAATATCAAAATGCTTCTCATACTATAGCTAGCCATATGGAAGATGACTCTCCAATGAAAtcatataatgatatttcaaataaggaaaatatgTCTCCTTATGACGATGGAAAAGGAAAGGATGGCGATCGTGATCAAGATGATATGTCTGACATTGAACTCAAGGATAATTCTGAAAAAAATTCCAACAGTGATCAAGCTTCGAAAAATGCTGATAGTGACACGGACGAAGAggaagaagatgatgaatTAAAATCAGAGAAGGAAAAAGAAGAGGATGAAAAAGAATATGACGAGGAGGGAGAAAGTGACACGAACAGTAAAATTGATAGTGATCATAAAAGTGATAGTGATAATAAAAGTGATAGTGATAATAAAAGTGATAGTGATCACAAAAGTGATAGTGATCACAAAAGTGATAGTGATCACAAAAGTGATAGTGATCACAAAAGTGatagtgataataaaaatgatagtgataataaaaatgatagtGATATAGATAGTGATAGTGAATCAGAGATGGTGAgttcaaataaaaaagaaattataaatataaataataaagataattaCTATACTAATAGAAATTCTAGTAATGAATCCAAATTATCAGAATGTTCCAATACTAAAGGTAGTActgtaaattatttttcatcCGAAACAAGTGCTACACATCATATATTAGTAGATGAAGAAGAATCAGGTATTTTTCctaatttgaaaaataaaaaattaaataatatgaatgataataaaaatatgtcttCAACTACCGTTTCAtcttcattatcatcatcatcattatcaacaccattaaataaaaaaaatattgaagatgatgaacatataaataatattcattttatagaaaaaaataaatataatgaagaaatggataataaagaagaatttATTACAAAATCATTTACCAGATTATcttatgattataaaaataatattaatttaatatcttCAGATGATGATCAAGAAAAtattgaagaaaatgaagaaggacaaaaaatgaaaaaaagtgAACAAAgatatgttaaaaatattattgataAAATCAAAAGTAGCCTActttgttttattaaaaatatacatttctCACCTGTAACATGGatcttaaaattaaatattggATGGGATATCAACTTTTTCCCATATCCTATcgattttttaaatcatatCAAATCagaaattaataaagaaGTTTTATTCAAAGTTAAAGATCTAAATAATCCAAAAATTTTAAAGGGTAAAGATATTACACATAGTGGAGCTGAATATGAATTACAAATtgaaggaaaaaatatttataaattatataatattaaagataaatatattgataaaacaaaattatattgtAATGATATTTATGCTATTGTTAAAACATATGGTATCGAAGCAGGAAGATTATGTATTACCaaggaattaaaaaaagtttTCGATGCTTATGGTATACAAATCGATTTTAGGCATTTGTCATTTATAAGTGATTTCATGACCCATACAG GTGATTTGAAAGCTTTTAACAGACACGGGTTGGGATATTTCCGTAACGTTTTTCATAAAATGAGTTTTGAATGTGCTACGAACTTTTTAATACAAGGATGTATACACAATTCAATTG attACTTATCAACGGCATCAAGTAGCTTATTTTTTggtaaacatataaaagtaGGTACCAATTTAGCGGATATTGTAACATGCATAGATAAACAAAATTTAtag